TGGATGTGAgatccagtaaaaaaaaaaaaaaattctctagaaggaaaatttttttaattctttcaaaggTGGAGAAATAGTTTTGCCCAAATAACCGGAATCTAAGGGAACAGGCATTGGAGTACAATGTTGCTTGACTCGGGTTCCTCAGAAGGAAGCCAGCACATCCTGTTTGGCTACCATGGTCTTTCCATCCCTCCGAGGGTCTCTTCATCTTGAGTTCTGTTCCTGAGGAATGGTGAGAGAAACGGTGAAGTGCAGGAAAGCACAGCTCAATTTGATCTCTTCTCTTCGACAGCCTAATATATTTCTTCACTGTTCTCAGTATGGGTAGGACTGACTTTACAGTTCATAAACGTTTGTTCCACCTTATTGCATAATACATGAGCAATCCCAGTTCCACAGGAATGGTTAAGTGCTCTCCTGTCCCCGCATCTCCAGGGAAAGCTAACCACATATTTGGCTTTATACTTTCcttgatattttgaaacaattttagatttatcTCTTCTTCAAAACCTTTAGTGAGAAAAATCCCAAAATCTGCCTTCATTCCTCTCTTTGGTGGTAATAGAATTGATCCTGTCTTATGACATTTAGTTAATCATaaatttttgcattaatttttggtttttaaatactGCCTTAAAACCTTAAAATGCTATTCATTTGGATTgctgaggtttttgtttgtttgtttgtttcgtttttttggtgtttctttaaattttgtacCCGTGATAAATAGCTTACCACTTTCTAATCCCAGTGCTGTTCACAAAATTGTTGttgtgttggtttttttttaaaaaaaaaaaaaaaaaacaactacaaactttaaaaattgaagttAATTTCCTCTGGATTCAGCCCTTGGGTACTCAAGTTTTTATCAAATGCCTGGTTAGGGACTTTAAATTGGCCATGCATTGTATTGTCAATCTTCTCTTCTTCAAGGTAAATTAGTCCACTATTTTCACTTTAATTCTCCATGAAACCTCGTGATGTATTTCCATTTTGGAAAGGCATTTAGTGATCTTGTTTTTATAAGAGAATAACTAAGTACAAAATTCTGGATTATATAGAAAGTAtggggaaaataatttcagattctctataaattatccagaaaaaaatcctatttttagctttttgttatttttatgtttttaatggcATTTGTGTCATTGAATGTGTTTCCTTTCattgttctttccttcctttcttggttgcttttctttttattttcacaaaactGTAGCTTATCATCTGTCTATCAACCATATCTTTTCATGTCAGCACTTCTAAGATTTATAATAGCTGCATAATTCCCACCAGATGAATATGTCATAATGAATTCAATTATTCCCTTATTGATTTACATTGTTTCTGTTCTTTGCTACTATAAATAATATCATGAAAATTTCTTCATATACACATAATGATACATACCTTTGAGcacttccttaaaataaataatgtgaaatGGAAGTATTAAACCAAAGAAAATGGGCATATATTGCCATTAATATACTAATATCAAGTTATCTAGATAATACATTCTacaaatttccagttttcccaaattttcaatgtaatttttatCCCCAGAGTAGAAAAGATGTCTTAgttctccccccaccaaaaaaaaaaaagcatcttctCTCACATCTGTTTTATGATGCTTCTGTGGTAGTTTTTCTGTACGAGAAATCACCCTCaccttataattaaaatattgagTTATTTTGGAAAAGGACCCGATTCTAGAtgttaaaattttcctttctataaTATGGGAATAATAATTACCTAATATATAGGTTGTTAGGCTGTTGCATAGTATACggaaaaataattcacaaaaacTAAGAAGTGTCATAGGGAACTACTTATTACTTTTGTTAAACTCTTTTGGAAATGAAATGTCTTTGATCCCCAATAACCTCTCGGAGAATAAAGGTGGAAATGTTTGGTTTTCCCCAAAGTTACcccatttataattttgaagaaattagaaaagataaTCTAGTCTAGTAACAAGGCAGTCAATGTGTAAAAGTTTGCATGTAAACATAAGCTTGAAAAAGTGTGGAAATGCCCAAGTTTGGGGGCAATACTTAGAAACACTACAAGAAGCTTATTGATGGCCcaagtaattaaaaaaagaaagaaaaatgatttaaaaaaaaaagaaaatctattctATTTAGTTCTATTTAATACTGAGGAGACTTTCTGAGGAAGGGAGGAAGTATTGAATCAAGAGGGGGACACTTCTTGTCCTAAAAAAGTGTGGAGAACAGTCAGATTTGAAGAAGTTGAATGACTTGTAAAAAGGGTTCACAAAAAATACAGAGAAGAGGAACAGGCAGAAGGCACACACAGGTGTTACGCTGGAACAGAGAGCATTGGGCAGCCCCGAGGAAAGTTCTTTGAGAAGATGATCAAAGCTCTAGTTTAAACAAACTTTAATAACAAAATCTGAagttataagaaaattatttttcaagtctaactatgcatttttctatttcattaacaTGGTTTTCTCCTAACACTTGTGTTCCTACTCACCAGGAAATCTTTACCAAATTGGCCCCAGGTACCTTTCCTTCCGCTCTGTCACATCcctatttatttttccacaaCTTTGTGCATAAATCATCACACATGAAATTGTTTCCTGattgtgttttctattctttacTGGAACAGTTTCCCGGATGAACAGTTGTCCCCACTAACTTGAATCCCTAACACCTCCTCCTCCTCGGGTTCTCCAGTTCAAAGCAGTGGGCACTGAGGAATTAGGGCTGATGGACCTAAGTCTCCATCTTTTGGATCTGGGATTGGTTCAATGAAGAAGGAAAACTGCACAGTGGTGAGTGAGTTTGTTTTCCAGGGTTTCTCCAGCTTCCATGAACACCAGCTTACCCTCTTTGTGGTGTTTCTTAGTTTGTACCTCTTAACCTTGGCTGGAAATGTCATCATTGTGACAATTATCAGCATCGATCGTCACCTTCACACACCTATGTACTTCTTTCTTAGTATGCTTTCCACTTCAGAGACTGTGTACACATTGGTCATCGTACCACGGATGCTCTCCAGCCTCAGAGGTCTAAACCAGCCCATCTCCTTGGCTGGCTGTGCCACCCAGATGTTCTTTTTTATCACTTTGGCCATCAACAACTGCTTTCTGCTCACAGCCATGGGGTATGACCGCTATGTAGCCATCTGCAATCCCTTGAGGTACACGGTCATCATGAACAAGAGAGTATGTGCCCAGCTGGTATGGGGAGCCTGCAGCGTAGGGCTGCTTGTGGCTGTAGTTCAGATTTCATCTGTATTCAGGCTGCCTTTTTGTGATAGAGAGGTGGCCCATTATTTCTGTGACATCCGCCCGGTTATGAAACTCTCCTGTGCTGACACCACCCTACATGACATACTTAATTTTATCATCAGTTCACTGGTTATTGTGGTGCCCATGGGTTTGGTCTTCATCTCTTACATTCTCATCATTTCTGCTATCCTCAAGATTGCCTCTGCTGAAGGACGGAAGAAAGCTTTTGCAACATGTGCCTCCCACCTCACTGTGGTCATCATCCACTACGGCTGTGCCTCCATCGCCTACCTCAAGCCCAAGTCAGAGAACACCAGGGATCAGGACCAACTGATCTCTGTGACCTACACCGTTTTTACTCCACTCCTCAATCCGGTGGTGTATACTTTAAGGAATAAAGAGGTCAAGGATGCCCTTCGCCGGGCTATTGGCAAAAAACCTCCTGCCTAGGCTCTTTGGCAGTTTGACGTACCCCCTTATCTGTAGTTTCAGTTACTCACGGTAAACTGTGGTCTCaagatattaaatggaaaattcaagaaatgaagaattcataagttttaaactcTGCACTGCATCATTCTATGCTCGGAATGGTGATGAGATCTAGTACAATCCCGCTCCATCCCACTTGAGACATGGATCAAATATTTGTTCACTGTATCTATGTTGTACATGTTACCCACAcattaatataataatacaatgtaataaaataataatataatgtaatatcTTGAGAGAGAGAATAAGACCATAGTTGcataacatttattataatatattgttattattattctatcattagttattattgttaatctcttattttgcctaatctataaattaaactttatcatagagaTGTATAAACAGGAAAAACTGTATATGTGAGGTTCAGTACTACCCTCAATCTTAGGTATCCACTTGGGGTCTTGGAATGTATTTCCCACAATAAGAGAGGACTATGGTATAATCTATCATAGTCTGGGCATTTTGGGGGGGGaaatgggtactggggattgaactcagaggtgcttggcctttgagccacatccccagccctattttgtattttatttatagataggatctcactgaattgcttagcacctcacttttgctgagcccggctttgaatttgtgatcctcctggctttgaatttgtgatccgcctgcctcagcctcctaaactgctgggattataggtatgcaccacgtTGCCTGGCTTGGACATTTTGTAACGCCCCTGAAATTTGATTCTATCATTCATCCTCTACCCAGAAAAAGTTGCAAAATTTTGTGGTTAAGGTTGCTTTAAAGAATCAAAAGtttagggctgaggctgtagttcagtggtggagcacttgcctagcacgtgtgaggccctgggtttgatcctcggaaccacataaaaataaataaatcaaataaaggtattgttcccatctacaactaaaaaaatttttttttaaaagaatcaaaagttCCCCTAACCTGAGTCttgcttttataaatttttaaaaaatttttattattttagttgtgctggtgattgaacccagtgccttgtgcatgctaggcaaatgctctaccaccaaactGCTTATCACCCTATACCCTGTGTTAATCTTATGGGTTACCAGCATGGTCAGATGTTGCTCAGGAGATGGGAAGCTGATTATTGAAAGTTTGTTGATGACATAAAAGTGGTCCACATAATGCCTATTTGAAGTGAGAGGTGGAAAGATCAACCTTAATGTCAGATAAACACTGAGCTCAAAAATCTTCAAAGAAGATGTAGTTGGCCTACAGAACACATTGGAGACAGTCAAAACTGCCTTTCCCACTTATCACTTTTTCCTTTGGGCAGTGACAGGAGTAACAGATTCTGACATTCCAGAAGAAACACTGTCAGCTCAAAACATTCTCACTTGCCTTGAAGAcccatagcatttttttttcccccaattttgttGAGACTCACATTAGAACAATTCTCTCAATGAGTCTGGATCACCAGTATGTTCCATGTTAGGAAACAACTTGGTCACATCTGGCCTCTGAATTTCACCCCACGATGTGCTTTCTGTGGGTTAACAAATATATTACACTGTATTCACAACTATAGGGATATCTAGAGATCTTTTTTGAAGTCGAACTTATTAATGCCCCCTTTCAACTAACTGTTGTTACTGCAGATCTGGAAATCAGcccatgatttttattcttatctAGGTAGAACATGACCTGGGGTCCATGTCTCACCTTTACCTTCTCCCTGGTCATCCTTTTCCTTGATGATCTCTTCTGAGAATTATTGAGTGTCTAGTTTAAAGTCTAAATTTAAAGACTTTTCTAAACAAGAAATTctgatttcttaaatttctaagcTCCTGTGGTCATCATCTCCTAAAGGGGAAGGTCATCTTGATTTGTGAGAAAGTTTTACAATTTTAGAGTTATTtgatctgaattaaaaaaaaaaaacaaccccagAATTTTACAAATGTCTTCTACTTTATAAAGAGCATATGTAGGGGGAATAAAAATCAGTCTGTATCTGTCACCTGCATGACTTTCTTAGTGTCCCCATAGAAAATGTGTTTGACACTGCTTGTCAAACAAAAGGCCTGGGAGTCTCTATGGTAGGAGTGCAAAGAAGGGAAATCTGCATGTTTATAGAACCTGAGAGAATAGAATATTTGCTTCCTCAGAACAGCTACTTCCAAGAGAGCAACTTGAGAGTGAGTGTGAAGCGAGATCCCCCCAGGGTGGTTTATCTTTGCTTTTCCCTGGGTTTCCCTAAGGACATCCTGAAGTCCTTTCTGGGGTATGTACCAGGAAGACACTTTCAACATCTTGCTTTTCAGAAAGCCCCTTTGGAGAACCTCTCTTTGGAGGTTCTGCTCACTAaactagccaattcctaaaagtTTTGCCTAGTAGAtacatcactttttaaaattcatgttttatttttatttttggcagtactgggcatcaaacccagtggcactctaccaAAAACTATAGCcctggtctttttaaaattttttttttattatgaaacagggtcttgctaagtcgccagggtggtcttgaacttacaattctcccTCCTCAGACCCCCAAgcggctgggatcacaggtgtgctccaccacactTGGCATGAGACATTATATTATTAGGTTGCTGAATTGCGCAGAGCCCCCATGGGACCTCCTGTAGCTATAGAGGATTCTATGAGATTGGTACCTGGTACTGAAAGCAGTTGGTTCCCCTGAGTTCCTATGATATGATGCTGCAGAAAATTACAGCACCATCCAAAGTAATTTTTgcaacaataaataatatatattgaagGCCTAGCTAGACTtcgtggttgtttttttttttttttttttttttaatgtagtttaccccagaaaaaaaaaaaaaatcaatagatttaATTTCAAAGAGATGTGACACAAATCTTACTGGAAAGAATGAGGCTTATGGGCCACACCTTAGGCTTAGTCACCACATCCTCACTATCTTCATGAATCAGGGCCTGGCAGTTCAGGATATTGCCCTGGTGACACCAGTCACACATCCCATTGAGGGGGAGTATAGGGTCCCCCAAAGACACCTCCCATATCTCTCCAACAAAGGATTGTTTTGCAtcaaaatgtcccccaaaggaaTCCTGCTCTTGTCCCAGGATAATCtttgcctcagcccccagagaaTACCCCTTTCTCAAACCTTTCCTACCCGTGGGCTTTCTGTCCACCCAGAGCTCAGCCAATCCCAGAGGCGAGCTCCCAGCTCATGCTGGGAATAGGGGACTTTGGTGGGCCTGGAGAGTGGCCTCCGCATTCCCAAGAGACAGTGTGAACTCTTCTATTCTGTCAACAAAGAGAAGAAGCTCATCGTCCTGGTCCCCAGTGTTGAAGGAGAAGAGACTATAAGGACAGGTGAAGGCGCTGAAGGATTTCAGATACAGAGTGAAGTCCCCGCAGCGGCTTCTTCACCTGGGGGATCAGGGACACAGAGGCGGTAGCTGATTCTTGAGGGAAAACAAACACCTTTCCTCTCATATCTGTGGAGAAAAG
This sequence is a window from Marmota flaviventris isolate mMarFla1 chromosome 10, mMarFla1.hap1, whole genome shotgun sequence. Protein-coding genes within it:
- the LOC114104622 gene encoding olfactory receptor 10J1-like — its product is MKKENCTVVSEFVFQGFSSFHEHQLTLFVVFLSLYLLTLAGNVIIVTIISIDRHLHTPMYFFLSMLSTSETVYTLVIVPRMLSSLRGLNQPISLAGCATQMFFFITLAINNCFLLTAMGYDRYVAICNPLRYTVIMNKRVCAQLVWGACSVGLLVAVVQISSVFRLPFCDREVAHYFCDIRPVMKLSCADTTLHDILNFIISSLVIVVPMGLVFISYILIISAILKIASAEGRKKAFATCASHLTVVIIHYGCASIAYLKPKSENTRDQDQLISVTYTVFTPLLNPVVYTLRNKEVKDALRRAIGKKPPA